A section of the Acomys russatus chromosome 10, mAcoRus1.1, whole genome shotgun sequence genome encodes:
- the LOC127194708 gene encoding vomeronasal type-1 receptor 48-like, with product MSLLENILYFQGGLGVLANMFLIIFYTCIILDHRYKPMDLIFCQLTFIHIMMFLTAGEIWLADIFESLNVKNDFKCKATFYIYRVMRGLSICITCLLSVFQAVTISPSTALLAKYKHKLKQHIIKASLYIWSFNLSFSSNLIFYVGGFTNVSETNQMKVFKSCSLFPINYIIRGFLLTVTTSRDVFLVGVMLTTSTYMVIVLFRHQRQCKHLHSISQLRTSPEKRATQTILMLVVFFVAIYWVDFIISCMSFLLWMYNPVILTVQKFVMNIYPTITPLVQISSDNRIINVLKILWSKRHQIFKKRWFFCLL from the coding sequence ATGTCTTTATTAGAGAATATCCTTTATTTCCAAGGTGGGCTTGGAGTCTTAGCCAAtatgtttcttattattttctataCCTGCATAATCTTAGATCACAGATATAAGCCCATGGACCTGATCTTCTGTCAACTGACCTTCATTCACATAATGATGTTCCTCACTGCAGGGGAAATTTGGCTTGCAGACATATTTGAGTCACTGAATGTTAAGAATGACTTCAAATGTAAGGcaactttttacatatacagggTGATGAGAGGCCTCTCCATCTGcatcacctgcctcctgagtgtgttcCAGGCTGTCACTATCAGTCCCAGTACTGCTTTGTTggcaaaatataaacataaactgAAACAACACATTATTAAAGCTTCCTTATATATTTGGTCTTTTAATTTGTCCTTCAGTAGTAACCTGATCTTCTATGTTGGTGGTTTTACTAATGTGAGTGAGACCAACCAGATGAAAGTCTTTAAATCGTGTTCACTCTTCCCCATAAACTACATCATCAGAGGATTTCTTTTAACAGTGACAACCtccagagatgtgtttcttgtaggaGTCATGCTGACAACAAGCACATACATGGTGATTGTCTTGTTCAGACATCAGAGGCAATGCAAGCATCTTCATAGCATCAGCCAACTGAGAACATCCCCTGAGAAAAGGGCCACCCAGACCATCTTGATGCTGGTAGTTTTCTTTGTGGCCATTTACTGGGTGGATTTCATCATCTCATGCATGTCATTCCTGTTATGGATGTACAACCCAGTCATCCTGACTGTTCAGAAATTTGTTATGAATATTTATCCCACAATTACTCCTTTGGTACAAATCAGTTCTGATAACAGAATAATCAATGTACTGAAAATCCTGTGGTCAAAGAGgcaccagatttttaaaaaaagatggtttttttgtcttctttga